From the genome of Geminocystis herdmanii PCC 6308, one region includes:
- a CDS encoding DUF433 domain-containing protein yields MNWQERIVIDKNVCHGKACIKGTRIMVSVILDNLAVGVTVPEILKSYPSLSQEDIFATLAYAAELARERVILLAA; encoded by the coding sequence ATGAATTGGCAAGAACGAATTGTGATTGACAAAAATGTTTGTCATGGGAAAGCCTGTATTAAAGGAACACGCATTATGGTATCAGTTATTTTAGATAATTTAGCGGTAGGTGTTACCGTACCAGAAATTCTCAAAAGTTATCCTTCCTTGTCTCAAGAAGACATTTTCGCAACCCTTGCTTATGCGGCGGAATTAGCCCGTGAGCGTGTTATTTTATTAGCGGCATAA
- a CDS encoding type IV pilin-like G/H family protein → MNYNLFTSSAIALSLFLNFSIASQAQSSSKRNQIHLAREIEAISALSSILRYQQVYHYEKNRFITTIRDLEINSGISVGQMITLSGYNVKIEKADRNQVIIIVKATREGLHSFAGFVKYNSDQQYKVISCRTNSPSYYISPPIDAETCGNSSNPLYSYVPTQTLSSSTCKNTLNQVRNEMIQKGVKEVSIATYIGGGYDPRNLTNREDSLGLSLSASTGEGNNYNAEFSINTQNRILNILNSRGLINYWANMIMRDCSNIAVVTFCIPQADCVASFAASPEGKAIYRKPASNCDNYDRISWYEECYN, encoded by the coding sequence ATGAATTATAACTTATTTACTTCATCAGCAATTGCTTTAAGTTTATTTTTAAACTTTTCGATCGCATCTCAAGCACAATCAAGCTCAAAAAGAAATCAAATACACTTAGCGAGGGAAATTGAAGCTATAAGTGCTCTTAGTTCGATTCTTCGCTATCAACAAGTATATCATTATGAAAAAAACAGATTTATTACAACGATCAGAGATTTAGAAATAAATTCAGGAATTAGTGTAGGACAAATGATAACATTATCTGGATATAATGTAAAAATCGAAAAAGCTGATCGCAATCAAGTTATTATTATTGTTAAGGCAACGAGAGAAGGACTCCATAGTTTTGCAGGGTTCGTCAAATATAACTCTGATCAGCAATACAAAGTGATAAGTTGTCGCACAAATTCACCCTCTTATTATATTTCTCCCCCCATAGATGCAGAAACTTGTGGAAATAGTTCAAATCCTCTATACTCTTATGTCCCTACTCAAACCCTCTCAAGCTCCACTTGCAAAAATACCCTCAATCAAGTGAGAAATGAAATGATCCAAAAAGGAGTAAAAGAAGTCTCTATTGCGACTTATATAGGTGGCGGTTATGATCCGAGAAATCTTACTAACCGAGAAGATAGTTTAGGATTGAGTTTAAGTGCCTCTACTGGAGAGGGAAATAACTATAACGCCGAATTCTCTATAAATACTCAAAACCGTATTTTGAATATTTTAAATTCCCGTGGTTTAATTAATTATTGGGCGAATATGATTATGAGAGATTGTAGCAATATAGCAGTCGTAACATTTTGCATTCCTCAAGCAGATTGTGTTGCTTCTTTTGCCGCTTCTCCAGAAGGTAAAGCCATATATCGGAAACCCGCTTCTAATTGCGATAATTATGACAGAATTTCTTGGTATGAAGAATGTTACAATTAA
- a CDS encoding IS607 family transposase, with the protein MSNFLSIKSASDLLGVSTKTLRRWEKEGKITSTRTEGGHRRYDISTLLKNKSDNSLTIGYARVSSYDQKDDLNRQIIVLESYSSSHGWDFEIIQDLGSGMNYKKKGLIRLIKLICSYQVDRLIITHKDRLLRFGSDLIFSLCEIFGTEVIIINRSEDSSFEEDLAKDVLEIITVFSARLYGSRSHKNKQIVEQLKEVAKNLE; encoded by the coding sequence ATGTCCAATTTTTTATCGATAAAATCGGCATCTGATTTATTGGGAGTATCCACAAAGACTTTGCGTAGGTGGGAAAAAGAGGGGAAAATAACCTCTACTCGTACAGAAGGTGGACATAGACGATATGATATTTCTACTTTACTCAAAAATAAATCGGATAATTCCTTAACAATTGGTTATGCCAGAGTTTCTAGTTATGACCAAAAAGATGACTTAAATCGTCAAATAATAGTATTAGAATCTTATTCTTCTAGTCATGGTTGGGATTTTGAAATAATCCAAGATTTAGGCTCAGGTATGAACTATAAAAAGAAAGGATTAATTAGGTTAATTAAATTAATTTGTTCTTATCAAGTTGACCGATTAATTATTACTCATAAAGATAGATTATTACGATTTGGTTCTGATTTAATCTTTTCTTTATGTGAAATATTTGGCACAGAAGTTATAATTATTAACAGAAGTGAAGATTCTAGTTTTGAGGAAGATTTAGCCAAAGATGTACTAGAAATAATTACAGTATTCTCAGCAAGATTATATGGTAGTAGAAGTCATAAAAACAAACAAATCGTAGAACAATTAAAAGAGGTAGCAAAAAATCTTGAGTAA
- a CDS encoding IS200/IS605 family accessory protein TnpB-related protein produces MIFGGKKLWYAQFNLKENGYSSHQEWLKDWQKCRSSQFTLVGSKDEKNGNQNCQLLANGTLKIRVPSCYESIFGKYYLIENVKFSYGQSDVNYALNNQQALTFRFVKKDEKWYVFCSFDLPETPTISCNKNGMLGIDLNPNIIGWSYVDHDGNLKAKGQIKINVRDKNTNQTKAIIGDAVKKLVKLAYQYECPISVENLDFERKKATMKEEGVKYSRMLSNFAYSCFLDMLNSCAFKHGIEVIKVNPAFSSLMGLTKFMRLYGLSSDTAAGLVLARRALRKKRVFQPVTPD; encoded by the coding sequence ATGATATTCGGGGGTAAAAAACTATGGTATGCTCAATTTAATTTAAAGGAGAATGGTTATTCTAGTCACCAAGAATGGTTAAAAGACTGGCAAAAATGTCGTAGTTCACAATTTACTTTAGTGGGTTCAAAAGATGAAAAGAATGGTAATCAAAATTGTCAATTATTAGCTAATGGTACTTTAAAAATAAGAGTACCATCTTGTTATGAGTCCATTTTTGGGAAGTATTATCTAATCGAAAATGTCAAATTTAGTTATGGACAAAGTGATGTAAATTATGCTCTAAATAATCAACAAGCATTAACTTTTAGATTTGTTAAAAAAGATGAAAAATGGTATGTATTTTGTAGTTTTGATTTGCCAGAAACTCCCACTATCTCTTGTAATAAAAATGGAATGTTAGGAATAGACTTAAACCCTAATATAATAGGTTGGAGTTATGTTGATCATGATGGAAATTTAAAAGCAAAAGGACAAATTAAAATCAATGTTCGAGATAAAAATACTAATCAAACAAAAGCAATTATCGGCGATGCTGTGAAAAAATTAGTCAAATTAGCCTATCAATATGAGTGTCCAATTAGTGTGGAAAATTTAGATTTTGAGCGAAAAAAAGCAACAATGAAGGAAGAGGGAGTTAAATATTCTCGAATGTTATCAAACTTTGCTTATAGTTGTTTTTTAGATATGTTAAATAGTTGTGCTTTTAAACATGGAATTGAAGTAATAAAAGTTAATCCTGCCTTTTCAAGTTTAATGGGATTGACAAAATTTATGAGACTTTATGGTTTGTCGAGCGATACAGCAGCAGGGTTAGTATTAGCAAGACGGGCATTAAGAAAAAAGAGGGTATTCCAACCAGTTACGCCCGATTAG